A window of Trueperaceae bacterium contains these coding sequences:
- the folK gene encoding 2-amino-4-hydroxy-6-hydroxymethyldihydropteridine diphosphokinase — protein MSLPSEPTAYVALGANLGDRAAQLRAAAEELERLAPVAARSRIYACPAVGGPPGQPDYLNAVVALRAGAWLGREEALLAELLGIEARLGRLRRERWGPRLIDLDLLDVAGAVRLGGPLRLPHPRLEERAFVLAPLLDVAPAWRHPLTGRRAVDALRRLDDAPERSAESW, from the coding sequence GTGAGTTTACCTTCGGAGCCCACCGCGTACGTGGCGCTCGGCGCCAACCTTGGCGACAGGGCGGCGCAACTCCGCGCGGCCGCCGAGGAGCTCGAGCGCCTCGCGCCGGTGGCCGCGCGTTCCCGCATCTACGCCTGCCCCGCGGTCGGCGGGCCGCCCGGGCAACCCGACTACCTGAACGCGGTGGTTGCCCTCCGCGCCGGGGCGTGGCTGGGGCGCGAGGAGGCGCTGCTCGCCGAGCTCCTCGGCATCGAGGCGCGGCTCGGTCGGCTGCGGCGCGAACGGTGGGGGCCGCGGCTCATCGACCTCGACCTGCTCGACGTGGCCGGCGCCGTCCGCCTCGGCGGGCCCCTGCGCCTGCCGCACCCCCGCCTCGAGGAGCGCGCGTTCGTGCTCGCCCCCCTGCTCGACGTCGCGCCCGCCTGGCGCCACCCCCTCACGGGGCGGCGCGCCGTCGACGCCCTGCGCCGCCTGGACGACGCGCCGGAGCGGAGCGCCGAGTCGTGGTGA
- the folB gene encoding dihydroneopterin aldolase, with product MEFFGVHGVYDEEERLGARFVVDVECELTLTGDDSIRRTVDYGRVYRLVERAVTGPRFKLIEALAHAIALEVLGTEPLVDVVRVTVHKPHAPLPGVFRDVYVQVVRGRAATSTPRPGGER from the coding sequence ATGGAGTTCTTCGGCGTCCACGGGGTGTACGACGAGGAGGAGCGGCTGGGCGCCCGCTTCGTGGTCGACGTCGAGTGCGAGCTCACCCTCACCGGCGACGACAGCATCAGGCGCACCGTCGACTACGGCCGCGTCTACCGGCTGGTCGAGCGCGCCGTGACCGGCCCGCGCTTCAAGCTGATCGAGGCGTTGGCGCACGCCATCGCCCTCGAGGTCCTCGGGACCGAGCCACTCGTCGACGTCGTGCGCGTGACCGTCCACAAGCCGCACGCCCCCCTGCCAGGCGTGTTCCGCGACGTGTACGTGCAGGTGGTCAGAGGCCGAGCCGCGACGTCGACCCCGCGACCGGGCGGCGAGCGGTGA
- the folP gene encoding dihydropteroate synthase: protein MGLRGRHVTAAHHTLPLPRGALSWRGAGLVGVLNVTPDSFSESGRQPTTAEAVAAGLRLRDEGALIVDVGGESTRPGAASVPLGEELARVVDVIEGLTAAGVVVSVDTRKPEVAAAALEAGAQLVNDVGGLRDAAMLEACAAAGAPAVAMHMQGEPATMQRAPRYADVVSEVEAFLLERAAAALAAGVPAVVIDPGLGFGKELGHNLALVRATGRLAAHGHPVMVGASRKSFIGRVTGVAEPAARLPGTLAVHLWAAAAGAALLRVHDVAAHAQALAAWAAVLGEGEAA, encoded by the coding sequence CTGGGTCTACGGGGGCGACACGTGACCGCCGCCCATCACACGCTGCCGCTCCCGCGCGGCGCGCTCAGCTGGCGCGGGGCGGGCCTCGTCGGGGTGCTGAACGTCACCCCGGACAGCTTCTCGGAGAGCGGCCGGCAGCCGACCACCGCCGAGGCAGTGGCGGCCGGACTGCGCCTGCGCGACGAGGGCGCCCTCATCGTCGACGTGGGCGGCGAGTCCACCCGGCCCGGCGCGGCGAGCGTCCCGCTGGGCGAGGAGCTGGCCCGCGTCGTGGACGTGATCGAGGGGTTGACCGCCGCCGGCGTCGTCGTGAGCGTCGACACCCGCAAGCCCGAGGTCGCGGCGGCCGCGCTCGAAGCGGGGGCGCAGCTGGTGAACGACGTGGGCGGGCTCCGCGACGCGGCCATGCTGGAGGCGTGCGCCGCCGCCGGCGCCCCCGCCGTGGCCATGCACATGCAGGGCGAGCCCGCCACCATGCAGCGCGCGCCGCGCTACGCGGACGTCGTGAGCGAGGTCGAGGCCTTCCTGCTCGAGCGGGCCGCCGCGGCGCTGGCGGCCGGTGTCCCCGCCGTCGTCATCGACCCCGGCCTGGGGTTCGGCAAGGAGCTCGGGCACAACCTGGCGCTCGTCCGCGCGACGGGCAGGCTGGCGGCCCACGGCCACCCGGTCATGGTGGGCGCGTCGCGCAAGTCGTTCATCGGGCGCGTGACGGGCGTCGCCGAGCCGGCCGCGCGCCTGCCAGGCACGCTGGCCGTCCACCTGTGGGCCGCGGCTGCGGGCGCCGCCCTGCTCCGCGTGCACGACGTCGCGGCGCACGCGCAGGCGCTGGCGGCCTGGGCGGCCGTTCTCGGCGAGGGGGAGGCGGCGTGA
- the wecB gene encoding UDP-N-acetylglucosamine 2-epimerase (non-hydrolyzing) produces the protein MVAAFGTRPEANKMAPVVAALRDLPELTPLTLVTGQHREQLADSLRTFGLAPDADLGVMADRQTPADLVGRIVPAAAAALRALAADYVLVHGDTTTTFAVALAAFLEGIPVAHVEAGLRSFDLTQPFPEEANRRLTDVVTDLDLPPTALAKSHLLAEGKGEGAMVVTGNTAVDAVRFMRPLATLPPHLGPGPFVAVTMHRRENLPVMAGLAAALADVARAHPQLTFVYPVHLNPAVREAVTPALARVPNVRLDDPYDYLSMLALLAASELVITDSGGLQEEGAALGVPVAVLRNVTERPEGVDAGVLRLLGNDPAEVRAGLDALLADPGALAAMRARPNPYGDGRAAQRVAQAVAWRFGLAPRPADWVYGGDT, from the coding sequence GTGGTGGCAGCGTTCGGCACGCGGCCTGAGGCCAACAAGATGGCGCCGGTGGTGGCCGCCCTGCGCGACCTCCCGGAGCTGACGCCGCTCACCCTCGTCACCGGCCAGCACCGCGAGCAGCTCGCGGACTCGCTGCGCACCTTCGGCCTGGCGCCCGACGCCGACCTTGGCGTGATGGCCGACCGCCAGACCCCGGCGGACCTCGTCGGCCGCATCGTGCCCGCCGCCGCCGCTGCCCTGCGCGCCCTAGCGGCCGACTACGTGCTCGTGCACGGCGACACGACCACCACGTTCGCCGTCGCCCTCGCCGCCTTCCTCGAGGGGATCCCGGTGGCCCACGTCGAGGCGGGGCTGCGCTCGTTCGACCTGACGCAACCGTTCCCCGAGGAGGCGAACCGGCGCCTCACCGACGTCGTCACGGACCTCGACCTGCCGCCGACGGCCCTCGCCAAGAGCCACCTCCTCGCCGAGGGCAAGGGCGAGGGCGCCATGGTGGTTACGGGCAACACGGCCGTCGACGCCGTGCGGTTCATGCGCCCCCTGGCCACGCTGCCGCCGCACCTGGGCCCCGGGCCGTTCGTGGCGGTGACGATGCACCGCCGCGAGAACCTCCCCGTCATGGCCGGCCTGGCGGCGGCCCTGGCGGACGTGGCCCGCGCCCACCCCCAGCTCACGTTCGTCTACCCGGTCCACCTCAACCCCGCGGTGCGGGAGGCGGTCACGCCCGCGCTGGCGCGGGTGCCCAACGTGCGCCTCGACGACCCGTACGACTACCTGAGCATGCTCGCGCTGCTCGCGGCCTCGGAACTGGTGATCACCGATTCCGGCGGGCTCCAGGAGGAGGGTGCGGCGCTCGGCGTGCCGGTCGCCGTGCTGCGCAACGTGACGGAGCGCCCGGAGGGCGTCGATGCCGGCGTGCTCAGGCTCCTCGGCAACGACCCGGCGGAGGTCCGGGCGGGACTCGACGCCCTGCTGGCGGACCCGGGAGCGCTGGCCGCCATGCGCGCCAGGCCCAACCCGTACGGCGACGGCCGCGCCGCCCAGCGGGTGGCGCAGGCGGTGGCCTGGCGCTTCGGCCTGGCGCCCCGCCCGGCCGACTGGGTCTACGGGGGCGACACGTGA
- a CDS encoding undecaprenyl/decaprenyl-phosphate alpha-N-acetylglucosaminyl 1-phosphate transferase, which translates to MRPTLLVFLPLAAASFTVALASVLWLVPRVRDFAARIGAVQAGGGAHGSGVRQHAGALPNIGGIAILGGFLLAVLAGSLVAPQLIDEYRVELLAIALGGALMTLVGFIDDMWEVPPALRLATQVVAAGILVANGVRIGFVTDYFGSASFLFIPETLAVAVTVLWVVGFTNAFNFIDGLDGLSSGIAAISSMSLLAVALQFDDRGAAVLILAALAGSALGFLRYNFGPATIIMGDSGAYLLGYVLAAVSVLGALKVTAAISVVAPILVLALPVVNITQVTLRRLRRGSSPALASNDHIHDLIRVRSGSKRLTVVLLWGATLVLGVLGMLLSSTPPVLTLLTLVVTVVAIAVVSLVRLAEVRHAGNPV; encoded by the coding sequence GTGCGACCCACCCTCCTCGTCTTCCTGCCCCTGGCCGCCGCCTCCTTCACGGTCGCGCTCGCGAGCGTGCTCTGGTTGGTGCCGCGCGTCCGCGACTTCGCCGCTCGCATTGGGGCGGTCCAGGCGGGCGGCGGCGCTCACGGCAGCGGCGTGAGGCAGCACGCCGGGGCGCTCCCCAACATCGGCGGCATCGCCATCCTCGGCGGCTTCCTCCTCGCCGTGCTCGCGGGCAGCCTCGTGGCGCCGCAGCTCATCGACGAGTACCGCGTCGAGCTGCTCGCCATCGCCCTCGGCGGCGCCCTCATGACCCTCGTCGGCTTCATCGACGACATGTGGGAGGTGCCGCCGGCGCTGCGCCTGGCCACCCAGGTCGTGGCGGCCGGCATCCTCGTGGCGAACGGGGTGCGCATCGGCTTCGTGACCGACTACTTCGGGAGCGCCTCGTTCCTGTTCATCCCCGAGACGCTCGCCGTGGCCGTGACCGTCCTGTGGGTGGTGGGCTTCACGAACGCCTTCAACTTCATCGACGGCCTGGACGGCCTGTCGAGCGGCATCGCGGCCATCTCCAGCATGAGCCTGCTGGCGGTGGCGCTCCAGTTCGACGACCGGGGCGCCGCCGTCCTCATACTGGCGGCGCTGGCGGGTTCCGCGCTCGGCTTCCTGCGCTACAACTTCGGGCCGGCCACCATCATCATGGGCGACTCCGGCGCCTACCTCCTCGGCTACGTTCTCGCCGCGGTGAGCGTGCTTGGCGCGCTAAAGGTCACGGCCGCCATCTCGGTGGTGGCGCCCATCCTCGTGCTGGCGTTGCCCGTCGTCAACATCACCCAGGTCACCCTCAGGCGGCTGCGGCGCGGCTCGTCCCCGGCGCTCGCCTCCAACGACCACATCCACGACCTCATCCGCGTCCGTTCCGGCTCCAAGCGCCTCACCGTCGTCCTGCTGTGGGGCGCCACCCTCGTCCTCGGCGTGCTCGGCATGCTGCTCTCCAGCACGCCACCGGTGCTTACGCTCCTCACCCTGGTCGTCACGGTCGTGGCGATCGCCGTCGTGTCGCTCGTGCGGCTGGCGGAGGTGCGGCACGCCGGGAACCCCGTGTGA
- the upp gene encoding uracil phosphoribosyltransferase → MAVTIVDHPLVQHKLSILRDKETSVREFRALCQELTMLMAFDAMRDLELEDATVETPVALAKVKRLAGKKLALIGILRAGLVMVDGILSLVPTARVGHIGLYRDPETLKPVQYYSKLPSDVGERDVFVLDPMLATGGSAAAAIQLLKDKGATRVRLLCIIAAPEGVKTVEDAHPDVDIIVAALDERLNEHGYIVPGLGDAGDRLYGTR, encoded by the coding sequence ATGGCCGTCACGATAGTCGATCACCCGCTCGTGCAGCACAAGCTCTCCATCCTGCGCGACAAGGAGACGAGCGTGCGCGAGTTCCGCGCCCTGTGCCAGGAGCTCACCATGCTGATGGCCTTCGACGCCATGCGCGACCTCGAGCTGGAGGACGCCACCGTCGAGACGCCGGTCGCCCTCGCCAAGGTCAAGCGGCTCGCCGGCAAGAAGCTGGCGCTCATCGGCATCCTCCGCGCCGGCCTCGTGATGGTCGACGGCATCCTCAGCCTCGTGCCCACGGCGCGCGTCGGGCACATCGGCCTCTACCGCGACCCGGAGACGCTCAAGCCCGTGCAGTACTACTCGAAGCTCCCCAGCGACGTGGGGGAGCGCGACGTGTTCGTCCTCGACCCGATGCTCGCCACCGGGGGCAGCGCGGCGGCGGCCATCCAGCTCCTGAAGGACAAGGGGGCCACGCGCGTGCGGCTCCTCTGCATCATCGCCGCCCCCGAGGGGGTCAAGACGGTCGAGGACGCCCACCCCGACGTCGACATCATCGTCGCGGCGCTCGACGAGCGCCTGAACGAGCACGGCTACATCGTTCCCGGCCTCGGAGACGCGGGCGACAGGCTCTACGGCACGCGCTGA
- a CDS encoding 3-hydroxyacyl-CoA dehydrogenase family protein translates to MPTTRPDAPGDQQAARTVAVAGAGTMGSGIATMLLVAGHAVRLFDTSDAALAAARERAHKRAAEAVAAGRLTTTTDLATAVTGADFVIEAVPELLDLKRRLFGELDDLAPPHAVLASNTSELSITAIAGATKRPDRVIGMHWFNPPERMTLVEVVRAVQTSDETVATTLALAAGCGKETVTVKDGPGFVTTRALAALLLEAMRMLEEGVATAEDIDRAVKLGLNHPMGPLELADYVGLDTMLLIAESLQGALGERFLATPRLRKLVEAGRLGRKTGRGFYDYPGRG, encoded by the coding sequence ATGCCAACCACCCGACCCGACGCACCAGGCGACCAGCAGGCGGCGCGAACCGTCGCCGTTGCGGGCGCCGGCACCATGGGCAGCGGCATCGCCACCATGCTGCTCGTGGCCGGCCACGCCGTGAGGCTCTTCGACACGAGCGACGCGGCCCTCGCCGCCGCTCGTGAACGCGCGCACAAGCGGGCGGCGGAGGCGGTGGCGGCGGGACGGCTGACGACCACGACGGACCTGGCCACCGCCGTCACGGGCGCCGACTTCGTGATCGAGGCGGTGCCGGAGCTCCTCGACCTCAAGCGCCGCCTGTTCGGCGAGCTCGACGACCTCGCGCCGCCCCACGCCGTCCTCGCCAGCAACACGAGCGAGCTGTCGATCACCGCCATCGCCGGCGCCACCAAGCGACCGGACCGCGTCATCGGCATGCACTGGTTCAACCCGCCCGAGCGCATGACGCTCGTCGAGGTCGTGCGCGCCGTGCAGACGAGCGACGAGACCGTGGCGACCACGCTGGCGTTGGCGGCCGGGTGCGGCAAGGAGACCGTCACCGTCAAGGACGGCCCAGGCTTCGTCACCACCCGCGCCCTCGCCGCGCTCCTCCTCGAGGCCATGCGGATGCTGGAGGAGGGCGTGGCCACGGCCGAGGACATCGACCGCGCCGTGAAGCTCGGCCTCAACCACCCCATGGGGCCGCTCGAGCTGGCCGACTACGTCGGGCTCGACACCATGCTCCTGATCGCGGAGTCCTTGCAGGGGGCGTTGGGGGAGCGCTTCCTGGCGACGCCGCGCCTGCGCAAGCTCGTCGAGGCGGGCCGCCTCGGCCGCAAGACGGGCCGCGGGTTCTACGACTACCCCGGCAGGGGGTGA
- a CDS encoding class I SAM-dependent methyltransferase, with amino-acid sequence MTDQPPRRRGPLVVRAVTSADAAAAERWAARLDARLVSAAPGAAPGTAPGAAGPPPGANVLEVGAAGLTLVTAAGRRVSAAAGRLAGGALPGRDLLARAALTNRQGGPPTVVDATAGLGADGFHLAALGHAVTMLEREPLFAALLEDALDRARGGALGAAARAAAERVSLVLVDARAHLSAARGAEVVYLDPMFPATGGTALPPKEMAALRAVLVAPAAVAAGEGAELLRAARAAATRRVVVKRALRAPPLGEVAPSGSLTGRTVRYDLYAPAPA; translated from the coding sequence GTGACCGACCAGCCTCCACGCCGCCGCGGCCCGCTGGTGGTGCGGGCCGTGACGTCGGCCGACGCCGCGGCGGCCGAGCGCTGGGCGGCACGGCTCGACGCCCGCCTCGTGAGCGCGGCCCCCGGTGCGGCCCCCGGCACGGCCCCCGGCGCGGCCGGCCCACCCCCAGGGGCGAACGTGCTCGAGGTCGGCGCTGCCGGCCTGACGCTCGTGACGGCCGCCGGGCGGCGCGTCTCGGCGGCGGCCGGTCGCCTCGCCGGTGGTGCGCTGCCGGGCCGCGACCTGCTGGCGCGGGCCGCGCTGACCAACCGTCAGGGCGGACCCCCCACCGTGGTGGACGCCACCGCCGGGCTCGGAGCCGACGGCTTCCACCTCGCCGCGCTGGGGCACGCCGTGACGATGCTCGAGCGCGAGCCGCTCTTCGCCGCCCTGCTCGAGGACGCCCTCGACCGTGCGCGCGGCGGCGCCCTGGGTGCCGCCGCGCGCGCGGCCGCCGAGCGCGTGAGCCTCGTGCTCGTCGACGCCCGCGCCCACCTATCCGCCGCCCGCGGCGCCGAGGTCGTCTACCTCGACCCGATGTTCCCCGCCACCGGCGGCACGGCGCTGCCTCCCAAGGAGATGGCGGCCCTGCGGGCCGTGCTGGTGGCGCCCGCCGCGGTCGCCGCCGGCGAAGGAGCCGAGCTGCTGAGGGCGGCGCGCGCCGCCGCCACCCGGCGCGTGGTCGTCAAGCGCGCGCTGAGGGCGCCGCCGCTCGGGGAGGTGGCGCCCAGCGGTAGCCTTACGGGGCGGACCGTCCGCTACGACCTCTACGCCCCCGCCCCGGCCTGA
- a CDS encoding aspartate aminotransferase family protein yields MRRGTNHYAYASQVEPKGGRNVSNTRSNQELARRRKAAVTPAAQSVHPIYPVRAKGSHVWDADGKKYLDFSSGIAVMNLGHSHPKVLAAVKQSVDEFQHLCFAVGMHPSYVELAERLNRLAPGPTPKKTFLVNSGAEAVENTVKIARAYTKRAGIVAFTHAFHGRTYMAMSLTNKANPYKTGFVLRAAEVYRAEYPYHFRNPWGAATPEETGEAALRALKDQVKYSIGESEVAAFLIEPVAGEGGFIPAPRSFLAGLRDYATKIGALWIDDEVQAGIGRTGKMWAVDHYGLEPDLVATAKGLGSGFPIAAAIGKAHIMDALEPGMLGTTFGGNPTSCAAAIATLDALEAEGVIAHSARLGEVARRRLVALQGKHPAIGEVRGQGIMLGLEFVGADGRTPDAGTVTAVVEAARAAGLILLSTGTYGNVIRLLPPLNISEDELLEGLAILERVVAQVLSDRAVVA; encoded by the coding sequence ATGCGGAGGGGCACCAACCACTACGCCTACGCATCGCAAGTCGAGCCCAAGGGAGGGCGGAACGTGAGCAACACACGGAGCAACCAGGAACTGGCGAGACGGCGCAAGGCGGCCGTCACCCCCGCCGCGCAGAGCGTTCACCCGATCTACCCGGTCCGCGCCAAGGGCAGCCACGTGTGGGACGCAGACGGCAAGAAGTACCTCGACTTCTCGAGCGGCATAGCCGTCATGAACCTCGGCCACTCGCACCCGAAGGTGCTGGCTGCCGTCAAGCAGTCGGTGGACGAGTTCCAACACCTGTGCTTCGCCGTCGGCATGCACCCGTCGTACGTCGAGCTCGCCGAGCGACTCAACCGCCTCGCGCCCGGCCCCACCCCCAAGAAGACGTTCCTCGTGAACTCCGGCGCGGAGGCGGTCGAGAACACCGTCAAGATCGCGCGCGCCTACACCAAGCGCGCCGGCATCGTCGCCTTCACCCACGCGTTCCACGGCCGCACCTACATGGCCATGTCGCTAACCAACAAGGCGAACCCCTACAAGACGGGCTTCGTGCTGCGGGCGGCCGAGGTGTACCGCGCCGAGTACCCCTACCACTTCAGGAACCCGTGGGGCGCCGCCACGCCGGAGGAGACGGGCGAGGCCGCCCTGCGGGCCCTCAAGGACCAGGTCAAGTACTCGATCGGCGAGTCCGAGGTGGCCGCCTTCCTCATCGAGCCGGTTGCCGGCGAGGGCGGCTTCATCCCCGCGCCGCGCAGCTTCCTGGCCGGGCTGCGCGACTACGCCACCAAGATCGGCGCGCTGTGGATAGACGACGAGGTCCAGGCCGGCATCGGCCGCACCGGCAAGATGTGGGCGGTCGACCACTACGGCCTCGAGCCCGACCTGGTGGCCACCGCCAAGGGGCTCGGCTCGGGCTTCCCGATCGCGGCCGCCATCGGCAAGGCCCACATCATGGACGCCCTCGAACCGGGCATGCTGGGCACGACCTTCGGCGGGAACCCGACGAGCTGCGCGGCCGCCATCGCCACCCTCGACGCGCTGGAGGCCGAGGGCGTCATCGCCCACTCCGCGCGCCTCGGCGAGGTGGCGCGGCGGCGCCTCGTGGCCCTACAGGGCAAGCACCCGGCCATCGGCGAGGTCCGCGGCCAGGGAATAATGCTCGGCCTCGAGTTCGTGGGCGCGGACGGGCGCACGCCGGACGCGGGCACCGTGACGGCCGTGGTGGAGGCCGCCCGCGCCGCGGGCCTCATCCTCCTGTCAACCGGGACGTACGGCAACGTCATCCGCCTCCTGCCGCCGCTCAACATCAGCGAGGACGAGCTGCTCGAGGGGCTCGCCATCCTGGAGCGCGTCGTGGCGCAGGTGCTCTCGGATCGGGCGGTCGTCGCCTGA
- a CDS encoding sulfurtransferase, whose product MDDSAARTYAHPEVLVDTDWVAANLTRPDLRVFEVDEDVLLYHQGHVPGALKLDWLTELQRADVRDFVGPAGFAALMEAKGVGNDTTVILYGDKSNWWAAYAFWFFKYCGHRDVRLMNGGRQKWVAEGRPLETAVPPVARGSYAPSYQDASIRAFAPDVMKHLLSVARGRGALVDVRSEAEYTGERLHMPDYPQEGALRGGHIPGAVSVPWSLAANADGTFKSAAELAAVYEGAGVSRHHDVVAYCRIAERSSHTWFVLRYLLGYPRVRNYDGSWTEWGNLVGAPITRGREP is encoded by the coding sequence ATGGACGACTCCGCAGCACGAACCTACGCCCACCCCGAGGTGCTGGTCGACACCGACTGGGTGGCGGCGAACCTGACCAGACCCGACCTGCGCGTCTTCGAGGTCGACGAGGACGTGCTCCTCTACCACCAGGGCCACGTGCCTGGCGCCCTCAAGCTCGACTGGCTGACCGAACTGCAGCGCGCCGACGTGCGCGACTTCGTGGGGCCCGCGGGCTTCGCCGCCCTGATGGAGGCCAAGGGCGTCGGCAACGACACCACCGTGATCCTGTACGGCGACAAGTCGAACTGGTGGGCCGCCTACGCCTTCTGGTTCTTCAAGTACTGCGGCCACCGAGACGTGCGGCTCATGAACGGCGGCCGCCAGAAGTGGGTGGCGGAGGGGCGGCCGCTGGAGACGGCGGTGCCGCCCGTGGCGCGCGGCAGCTACGCGCCGTCGTACCAGGACGCGTCGATCCGGGCGTTCGCGCCCGACGTGATGAAGCACCTCTTGAGCGTCGCCCGGGGGCGCGGCGCCCTCGTCGACGTGCGCTCCGAGGCCGAGTACACGGGGGAGCGGCTGCACATGCCGGACTACCCCCAGGAGGGCGCGCTGCGCGGCGGGCACATCCCCGGGGCGGTGAGCGTGCCGTGGTCGCTGGCCGCCAACGCCGACGGCACCTTCAAGAGCGCCGCCGAGCTGGCCGCCGTCTACGAGGGCGCCGGCGTCTCGCGTCACCACGACGTCGTGGCGTACTGCCGCATCGCGGAGCGCTCGAGCCACACCTGGTTCGTGCTCCGCTACCTGCTGGGCTACCCGCGGGTGCGCAACTACGACGGCTCGTGGACGGAGTGGGGCAACCTGGTCGGGGCGCCCATCACGCGGGGCCGCGAACCGTGA
- a CDS encoding ribulose-phosphate 3-epimerase has protein sequence MPKVRLAPSILSADFGRLAEAVAAVGAAGADRVHVDVMDGHFVPNITIGPAVVAALKRNTDLPLDVHLMIEAPERYVTSFVDAGADWVTVHAEASVHLHRLLAQVRDTGAKVGLALNPLTPLAVLELALPYLDQALIMSVNPGFGGQAFIPASVGRVETVKRMRDRMNPNCLIEVDGGVSVKTAPALAAAGADVLVAGSAVFGGHGTVAENMAALRVAANPEPE, from the coding sequence GTGCCCAAGGTGAGACTCGCCCCCTCCATCCTCTCCGCCGACTTCGGGCGGCTGGCGGAGGCGGTGGCGGCGGTGGGCGCCGCCGGCGCCGACCGCGTTCACGTCGACGTCATGGACGGTCACTTCGTCCCCAACATCACCATCGGGCCCGCCGTGGTGGCGGCCCTCAAGCGCAACACCGACCTGCCGCTCGACGTCCACCTGATGATCGAGGCGCCGGAGCGGTACGTTACGAGCTTCGTCGACGCCGGCGCCGACTGGGTGACGGTCCACGCGGAGGCGAGCGTTCACTTGCACCGCCTCCTCGCCCAGGTCCGCGACACGGGCGCCAAGGTCGGCCTGGCCCTCAACCCGCTCACGCCCCTCGCCGTGCTGGAGCTGGCGCTCCCCTACCTCGACCAGGCCCTGATCATGAGCGTCAACCCCGGCTTCGGGGGCCAGGCGTTCATCCCCGCCTCCGTCGGGCGCGTCGAGACGGTCAAGCGCATGCGCGACCGCATGAACCCGAACTGCCTCATCGAGGTGGACGGCGGCGTGAGCGTGAAGACCGCGCCGGCCCTGGCGGCGGCGGGCGCCGACGTGCTGGTGGCGGGCAGCGCCGTGTTCGGCGGCCACGGCACGGTCGCCGAGAACATGGCCGCGCTGCGCGTTGCGGCCAACCCCGAACCAGAGTGA
- a CDS encoding acetyl-CoA carboxylase carboxyltransferase subunit alpha, producing MSLPFEKPIDDLELKIRDMRTYAEEQQLDLGSEIEALQSRLDRLKRDTYAGLSRWQRVQVARAPGRPTGLDYLQHAFEGFTELHGDRTLGDDPAIVAGLARLGGVSVAVIAQQKGRDTKENIHRNFGMSHPSGYRKAMRIFDLADKFRLPVVTLIDTPGAYPGLAAEEQGQAWVIAESIRRMSLLTVPAVSVVIGEGGSGGALAIGVANRVLILENAIYSVISPESCAAILWRDAGEAEKAAEALRLTARDLVGLGVVDRVIDEPLGAAHNDREAAIGLVKDALLEELERLAPLTPEELLASRYERFRSLGRFHAA from the coding sequence GTGTCGCTGCCGTTTGAGAAGCCGATCGACGACCTGGAGCTCAAGATCCGCGACATGCGGACCTACGCCGAGGAGCAGCAGCTCGACCTCGGCAGCGAGATCGAGGCGTTGCAGAGCCGGCTCGACCGCCTGAAGCGCGATACCTACGCCGGCCTGTCGCGCTGGCAGCGGGTGCAGGTCGCGCGGGCGCCCGGCCGACCGACGGGCCTCGACTACCTCCAGCACGCCTTCGAGGGCTTCACGGAGCTGCACGGCGACCGGACCCTGGGCGACGACCCCGCCATCGTGGCCGGCCTGGCGCGGCTCGGGGGCGTGAGCGTGGCGGTGATAGCCCAGCAGAAGGGGCGCGACACCAAGGAGAACATCCACCGCAACTTCGGCATGAGCCACCCGAGCGGCTACCGCAAGGCCATGCGCATCTTCGACCTGGCCGACAAGTTCCGCCTGCCGGTCGTGACGCTCATCGACACGCCCGGCGCCTACCCCGGGTTGGCGGCGGAGGAGCAGGGGCAGGCGTGGGTGATCGCCGAGAGCATCCGGCGCATGAGCCTCCTGACCGTGCCGGCCGTCAGCGTGGTCATCGGTGAGGGGGGCTCCGGCGGCGCGCTCGCCATAGGCGTGGCCAACCGCGTCCTCATCCTCGAGAACGCCATCTACTCGGTGATCAGCCCGGAGTCGTGCGCCGCCATCCTGTGGCGCGACGCGGGTGAGGCCGAGAAGGCCGCCGAGGCGCTGCGCCTGACCGCGCGCGACCTGGTGGGGCTGGGCGTGGTGGACCGCGTGATAGACGAGCCGCTCGGGGCGGCCCACAACGACCGCGAGGCCGCCATCGGCCTCGTGAAGGACGCGCTGCTGGAGGAGCTGGAGCGGCTCGCGCCCCTCACCCCCGAGGAGCTGCTGGCCTCGCGCTACGAGCGCTTCCGGAGCCTCGGCCGCTTCCACGCCGCCTGA